In Palaemon carinicauda isolate YSFRI2023 chromosome 1, ASM3689809v2, whole genome shotgun sequence, the genomic stretch ACCTAAAGTTAACAGACAGAGTATATATTGAAAGGAGCATAGGCCTACCTAAAGTTAACACAGTATATATTGAAAGGAGCATAGGCCTACCTAAAGTTAACACAGTATATATTGAAAGGAGCATAGGCCTACCTAAAGTTAACAGATAGAGTATATATTGAAGGGAGCATAGGCCTACCTGAAGTTAACAGATAGAGTATATATTGAAAGGAGCATAGGCCTACCTAAAGTTAACAGACAGAGCATATATTGAAGGGAGCATAGGCCTACCTAAAGTTAACAGACAGAGTATGTATTGAAAGGAGCATAGGCCTACCTAAAGTTAACAGACAGTATATATTGAAAGGAGCATAGGCCTACCTAAAGTTAACACAGTATGTATTGAAAGGAGCATAGGCCTACCTAAAGTTAACAGACAGAGTATATGTTGAAAGGAGCATAGGCTTACCTAAAGTTAACACAGTATGTATTGAAAGGAGCATAGGCCTACCTAAAGTTAACAGACAGAGTATATATTGAAAGGATCATAGGCCTACCTAAAGTTAACAGACAGATTATATATTGAAAGGAGCATAGGCCTACCTGAAGTTAACAGACAGAGTATATATTGAAAGGAGCAGAGGCCTACCTAAAGTTAACAGAGTATATATTGAAAGGAGCATAGGCCTACCTAAAGTTAACAGAGTATATATTGAAAGGAGCATAGGCCTACCTAAAGTTAACAGTATATATTGAAAGGAGCATAGGCCTACCTAAAGTTAACAGACAGATTATATATTGAAAGGAGCATAGGCCTACCTGAAGTTAACAGACAGAGTATATATTGAAAGGAGCAGAGGCCTACCTAAAGTTAACAGAGTATATATTGAAAGAAGCATAGGCCTACCTAAAGTTAACAGACAGAGTATATATTGAAAGAAGCATAGGCCCACCTATTCAGCCACCCTCGCTTGGGATTTGAACCTAGATACCTGCGGAAATGCTATCGATATCAGTGAGCACTGAAGATTAGAATTGTTTATTGCTAATTAGATCGAAGATAATACAATTTATTTTATGTGGCATTTCCTTCTTCATTTGTCGACCCTGAAAATACAAATGTCGTCGAGCATATTTgactatgataataaaaaaagaaatcagtTTTTTTAAGCTAAACATTGCTCTAAGACATGGGTAAAGTTAAGTGCAAAACTCTCTTGCaatgtatgatctctctctctctctctctctctctctctctctctctctctctctctctctctctctctctatatatatatatatatatatatatatatatatatatatatatatatatatatatatattcattaagagagagagagagagagagagagagagagagagagagagagagagagagagagagatcatgcattGCAAGACAGAGGATGCGAAACTCTTGCAATGCatgatccccccccctctctctctctctctctctctctcttaatgaatatatatatatatatatatatatatatatatatatatatatatatatatatatatacacacacacaaatatgggAAACACAACTAATGAGGTATCTGGCAACTGAAACAGAATCgtcatatattagatatatgtcttTCAAAGAGAGACATATAGCTTTATGTAAAGCAATGGTATCTATAAATGTTTCATTCGAAAGCTTAATAAATCACTTACTAAAACTATGATTATTGACACTTAAATAGAATGGTTTCATTTGGAATACAATTCTTAATTATCTTAAATGAACGAGTATTAGCAGTatttttacatcatcatcatctcctcctacgcctattgaagcaaaaggcttcggttacatttcaccagtcgtctctatctagagcttttaaaccaatactccattcatcatctttcacttcacgcttcatagtcctcagccatttaggcctaggtcttccagcttttttttttttttttttttgtgccttgcGGACAAtgctctcattttcaaggtaattgCCCCAGATTGAGTACTTTTGGTCGATTTAAGGAAATTTCTAGGGTAATGGTACTTTCAAAGTAATTTTAAGGTAACATTTTTCATCAGGCAATCTTTTGATTATAGAGTAACATTGCGTAtttaaaatttatctttcagatttgtcacaaaatagagagctttcgaTAATCACGATAAAATTGTTTTGTGTTTTATGAGTTTACTTTAGCATTTAAGGTAATTTTCCCAACTTTGAGGTAATTTCTGAGGCAATCCCTCGAACATCATATGAGAGCCTTGCTTGTGGATCCCAAGGTAATTTCTCTAAATTTGAGGTAAATTTCTGAGGTAATCCCTCAAACATCATACGAGAGCCCTGCTTGTGATCTAGATTTCAAGGTAATTTCTCTAAATTTGAAgtaatttctgaggtaatcccTCAAACATCATATGAGAGTCCTGCTTGTGATCTAGATTCCAAGGTAATTTCtctaaattttaagtaatttctgaggtaatcccTCGAACATCATATGAGAGCCTTGCTTGTGGATCCCAAGGTAATTTCTCTAAATATAAGGAAATTTCTGAGGTAATCCCTCAAACATCATATGAGAGCCTTGCTTGTTATCTAGATCCCAAGGTAATTTCTCTAAATTTGAGGTAAATTTCTGAGGTAATCCCTCAAACATCATATGAGAGCCTTGCTTGTGGATCCCAAGGTAATTTCTCCAAATTTGAGGTAAATTTCTGAGGCAATCCCTCAAACATCATATGAGAGCCTTGCTTGTGATCTAGATTCCAAGGTGATTTCTCTAAATTTGAGGTAAATTTCTGAGGTAATCCCTCAAACATCATATGAGAGCCCTGCTTGTGGATCCCAAGGTAATTTCTCTAAATTTGAGGTAAATTTCTGAGGTAATCCCTCAAACATCATATGAGAGTCCTGCTTGTTATCTAGATCCCAAGGTAATTTCTCTAAATTTGAGGTAAATTTCTGAGGTAATCCCTCAAACATCATATGAGAGCCCTGCTTGTGGATCCCTAGGTAATTTCTCTAAATTTGAAgtaatttctgaggtaatcccTCAAACATCATATGAGAGCCCTGCTTGTGATCTAGATTCCAAGGTGATTTCTCTAAATTTGAAGTAATTTCTGAGGCAATCCTTCAAACATCATATGAGAGTCCTGCTTGTGGATCCCAGTAACATTAAAATCCTTTGAACGAAAGGACAAATTCCCGAAGGCTCCGTTACATGTCTCCAACGCCTCGTTGGTGAAGGAGAGTGTGGACGGTCCTCGTGTGGGGGTTGACCACGAGCAGGAGAACGTTCAGTGGGTTTTCTGGATCTTCGGGAACACTTCTACCGTTCGCCGTTTTCAGGTGGAGTTTGGCTGCGACTGAACGAATAACCACTTTTCCATCTACCAGCTGAGGactgaatagattattattattattatcatcatcattattgttattattattattattattattattattattattattattattattgttgttgttgttgttgttaataatactatcattattactaatattattattattgttattattattattattgttgttgatgttgttgttgttgttgttgttaataatactattatcatcacaatttttattattattaatattattattatcatcatcatcatcattattattattattattgttgttgttgttgttgttgttgttaataatactattattattactatttttattattattaatattattattattaccatcatcatcattattattattattattattattattattattatcattattattattattattattacttgctaagctacaaccctagttggaaaagcaggatgctataagcctaaggactcccgCAGAAAatgatagtccagtgaggaaaggaaacaagaaaatgaattaaaataagTCATGACAATGAAGCTAAGATATTTCATGAATAGAAACATTATATTagagatccttcatatataaactctaaaaaaagaggaaaagaaacaagcaaGAGATAATTATATGTGTTTATAATGTTTCACAAACTTAGCCATCAATAATCTTTAATAGCGAAGGCCTTGGAATACATAggataaaatcaattaaaaaaattccttccgctgtcttgggttagagttctcttgcttgagggtactctcgggcacactattatgtcttatttctcttcctcttgttttgttaattttttttttatagtttatataggaaatgtttattttgatatttttacttgtcttaaaatatttaatttttccttatttcctttcctcactgggctattttcccggttggaggccctgggattataacatcctgcatttccaactagggtcgtagcttaataataataataataataataataataataaagtaaaaacggAAGTAATATTTCTGATCTTTCTAACTTGTCTTGATTTAGGACAAACTTTAAAAGAATAAGGATCATATAATCTAATTCTGCATTTAATACTTTTGTATATAATTTCTTTGGCCAAAACTATCATAAAAGtattaaaaatggaaaagaaaatattaccTGATGAGATCCTTGTACAAGGCTTTTGTAACGGTGACATAATTATGAAAATTGTCTTCAAACTGGCAACATTCTCCTCCCAAGACCACTAATctgaaaaggaggaaaagaagtTCTCTGCGCTCCTCTTCGCTGTACACCTTCCAGAACTCTCCTTCCTCTTGGACCAGGATCTGGAATGGTCAAATGGTAAAAAAACTGTATGATTTATAGGGGAGTATATTGACTTCAAGGATTGGGCCAGATCTActaaaacagaagaagaagaagaaatctctCTGTTctccaccatattattattataggcCTGTTGTTAAGCCTCTGAACACTCagcagcagtatatatatatatatatatatatatatatatatatatatatatatatatatatatatatatatatatatatatatatactactatccaagctacaaccctagttggaaaagcaagatgctataagcccaggggttctaacagggaaaaatagcccagtgaggaaaggaaataaggaaataaataaatgaatagaacaaattaacaataaatcattctaaaataagtaacaacgtaacAACCGGCCTGAGATATGTTTCTTTCCCTATAAAACTAGAAGGTACTTTTTCGTTAATTTTACGTTTTATAtaagatagaacttcaaaagttcaaagttggagcaaatgcttttttgttaaccaggcggacatgagtctttttatagtttatttatgacatatttgtttttgatgttgtttatagtttatatgtgacatgtctcttttgacattgttacttttttttagaacgatttattgttgatttgttctcttcatttatttatttccttatttcctttcctcactgggctatttttccctgttggagcccctgggcctatagcatcttgccctgttggagcccctgggcctatagcatcttgcttttcaaactaggattgtagcttgggtagtaataacaacaataataataataataataataataataataataataataataataataataataataataataataataataataataataaagaagttaGAACTCAAGTTGACTTTTGATCTACTTTGGACATGGCTAGATACTTTTAGTTCTTAGACCTAGTGTCTTTTACATCAGGGTTGTGTCTATATATGCTTGATCACATTTACAATTGTCGAGTGACCAGCAACTCAAAGATGATAACTTCTTCAATGTTTATACCAAAGTGTTCTCAAATAAATAAATTCctaagaaaataataaacaaaataacattGACCGATTTTAAGCCTTTGTGATTCCATTCTGGCCTGAAAAATCAATATAGTACCATTATGCAGAGACTAGCTGTAGTTGTAATGAATTGCTCccagttaaaaaaaaaggaaataatttgattaatttgattGAGATCTGGAAATAACCTTTAGATTAATTCAAGACCTTACTGATGACCAAAATCAAGCCATGTTCCCCAAATATAattcactctttagctatggtaagcagctcttctaggagaaggacactccaaaatcaaaccattgttctctattcctgggtagtgccatagcctctgtaccatggtcttacactgccttgggttagagttctcttgcttgagggtacacttgggcacacttttctatctagtttctcttcctcttgttctgttaaagtttttatattttaaataggaaatatttattttaatattgttactattcctaaaatgttctatttttccttatctccttatttccttatttcctttcctcactgggctatttaccctgttggggcccctgggcttatagcatcctgcttttccaactagggttgtagcttagcatttaataataataataataataataataataatactcgcatGTGACAATGTACTAAATGTTTCGCAATGTTTAACAGTACTAATTGTTACCTTCAAGTCTAATTTCTCTTCTcgcagcattttattattattattattattattattattattattattattattattattattattatccaagctacaaccctagttggaaaagcaagatgctataagcccaggggcttcaacagggaaaaatagcccagtgaggaaaggaaataaggaaataaataaatgatgagaacaaattaacaataaatcattctaaaaaaagtaacaacgtcaaaacagactagtcatttataaactattaacatcaaaaacaaatatgtcataaataaactataaaaagactcatgtctccctggtcaacaaaaaagcatttgctccaactttgaacttttgaagttctactgattcaactacccgattaggaagatcattccacaacttggtcacagctggaagaaaacttctagagtactgcgtagtattgagcctcgtgatggagaaggcctggctattagaattaactagctgcctagtattacgaacagtatagaattgtccagggagatctgaatgtaaaggatggtcagagttatgaaaaatcttatgcaatatgcataatgaactaacagTACTAATTGTTACCTTCaagtctaatttctcttcttgtagcATTTGCAATGACAGTTTTATATAGATTAATTACATTgccaaaaaaaattgtaataactaAACAATATCATTCAACATATTAACCAGTGCTTCcagaaaatatttattgttaaaaAATCTTGCTAGAATTAGTAAGATGACGTTGTTCTTAGTGCCACATGGCTCATAGCCATCGTTCTACCCCTATTAATGCTatttaatatcttttatattttcaaaagaaagaaagatatagccaatttattattattattattattattattattattattattattattattattattattattattattattattttttattattattacaattattttttattattattattattattattattattattattattattattgttgttgtttttgttggtgttgttgttgttgttgttgttgattttgtatttattaatattattacaaatattattattattattattattattattattattattattattattattattattattattattaatcttgatattattattattattaataataatagtaacaatattattaattctattatataATGAACAGTACAGTAGTTATATAGAGTATAGGCCTATTTCAAATTCTGTTGGAATGATAAAATAGCAGTTTTAACAGTATGAATACATCGCCATTTTCAATGCTTTTCTTTGGCATGAAAAGAGATCTTGTTATATTGTATAAGAGATTCAGAATTGAAGAGTCCCAAATTCATGATGGTGtttcacggtcttgggttagagttctcttgcttgagggtacactcatactattctatctatttccttatttcctttcctcactggaatattttccctattggcgtgggcttaagcatcctgctttttcaattagggttgtagcttagccaataataataataataataataataataataataataataataataataatgataataataataatatcattattattattattattattattattattattattattattattattacatgctaagttacaaccttagttggaaaagcaggatgctataagcccaggggctccaacagagaaaatagctcagcgaggaaaggaaaagaggaaaatgaaatatttcgggaagagtaacaacattagaataagtatctccaatataaaccataaaaactttaacaaaacaataggaagagaaataagatagaagagaactctaacccaaggcagtggaagaccatggtacagaggttatggcactacccaagactagggaacaatggtttgattttggagtgtccttctcctggaagagctgcttaccatagctaaagagtctcttctacccttaccaaggggaaagtagccactgaacaattacagtgcagtaacgcaaccccttgagtaaagaagaatcatttggtaatctgtgttgtcaggtgtatgaggacagaggagaatatgtaaggaataggccagactattcagtgtatgcgtaggcaaagggaaagtactgtaaccagagagaaggatccaatgaaggctcaatactacgcagtactctagaagttttattccaggtgttaccaagttgtggaatgatcttcctaatcgggtagttgaatcagtagaacttcaaaagttcaaagttggagcaaatgcttttttgttgaccaggcggagatgagtctttttatagtttatttatgacatatttgtttttgatgttgttaatagtttatatatgacttgtctgttttgacgttgttactttttttagaacgatttattgttaatttgttctcttcatttatttatttccttatttcctttcctcactgggctatttttccctgttggagcccctgggcttgtagcatcttgcttttccaactagggttgtagcttggatagtaataataataataatagtaataataataataatgtagtactgtctggctagtcaaaagaccccataataaTGTACATTCGGAAAAAAGAAGATGAAAGAACAATGATACTAATCCAATAATTCTTACAATATACCTTCTTCAGGTTATCATCGAGGACGAGATCATCCTGGTATTCCTCAAAACAGCGGACTATCTCTCCATCTTCCCTCAGAACACCAACATCGTAAAGTCTCCTGAATATATCCATGGACGTCAATTCACACGGTATCCTTTCGATGTCTTCCACTCGGCTGCCATTACCTAAAAGAAGGTGAGGATGTAGATTAATCATAAGATATAGGCTATAAGcttcatcatctgcatatgcaacgagcttgttttctaggccaaagtaCATGTGTGTATagcatgaaatgtaatgggccgagAAAACTACCCTtagggacaccagatatcacagtCATGCACTCACTAtgatgcctattattattattattattattattattattattattattattattattattagctaagctacaaccctagttggaaaagcaggatgctataagcccaatggctccaacatggaaaaatatcccagtcaggataggtaacaaggaaatgaataaactacaagagaagtaatgaagagttaaagtgaaatattttaacaccagtaacaacattaaaatagatatttcataaataaacgataaacactcataaaaacaagaagagaaaacgatagaatagtttgcccaaatgtaccctcaagcaagagaattccattCCAAGACGGTGGAAGTTCATGATACAGTAGCTATTTTGTAATCACttaacgtttaaaggccactcatcaatggcaagggacagtgataatgccgtagctggacaatgccctagagactgaccccacatacatatgataagcgtccaTGCTCCCTCTCCACCCCAGATAGGACCAGTGAATGCCagacactggctgctgatgaccttgtaggacaggtagacctataggctccccaaaaccccccacaaGGAGGGCAAAGTTGCAGACACTTTAAGAAACGATCagacactggctgctgatgaccttgtaggtaaacctataggcttcccaaaaccccccaCAAGGATGGCAGAGTTGCAGACACTTTAAGAAACGATCagacactggctgctgatgaccttgtaggtagacctataggttccccaaaacgcCCCACAAGGATGTCAAAGTTGCGGACACTTTAAGAAACGATCAGatactggctgctgatgaccttgtaggtagacctataggcttcccaaaaccccccaCAAGGATGGCAAAGTTGCAGACACTTTAAGAAACGATCagacactggctgctgatgaccttgtaggtagacctataggcttcccaaaaccccccaCAAGGATGGCAAAGTTGCAGACACTTTAAGAAACGATCagacactggctgctgatgaccttgtaggtagacctataagctccccaaaacccccacaaGGATGGCAAAGTTGCAGACACTTTAAGAAACGACCGAGTTTGAGCGTGGctcgatctcctgtccagcagatcaccagactTCCAATCTGGGGATCGTCttcttgctatcctgtcatccTCTGTCATTCCTCCTTTTGACATCTGCAGCTGCCCCTCTCATCTTGACAGCCATCTCAGAAAGACAATGGTCTCTTTGAAGTCATATTACAATCTGATGAGTGAAGAAGTCGCGTATTGATATTATCAGATCCACATGTCGTGCAGAAACTATGTGTAATTTATGTGCACCAAAATATTGTATGTTACTCCATGTGTCTCGTTCGGCAactgatctaatttttttttaatgagacatgTTATTGCATTcagtgactgacaggcctggaggcctacctggcgtctggtgagaaaggtgggAAATGGTATTGCGAGcagtgactgacaggcctggaggcctacctggcatCTGGT encodes the following:
- the LOC137645020 gene encoding cilia- and flagella-associated protein 300-like → MDIFRRLYDVGVLREDGEIVRCFEEYQDDLVLDDNLKKILVQEEGEFWKVYSEEERRELLFLLFRLVVLGGECCQFEDNFHNYVTVTKALYKDLISPQLVDGKVVIRSVAAKLHLKTANGRSVPEDPENPLNVLLLVVNPHTRTVHTLLHQRGVGDM